The Argentina anserina chromosome 3, drPotAnse1.1, whole genome shotgun sequence genome includes a region encoding these proteins:
- the LOC126788494 gene encoding gibberellin 2-beta-dioxygenase 8-like yields the protein MDFEPPFQGACKNFLQNSPIINKFPEVEECELPVIDLSHLGYDDINRDKCTNKIAEAARQWGFFLVVNHGISPEVLNSIRDEQKKLFHQPFDKKIEQTYLNLSPLSYRWGNPKATCVQQFSWSEAFHISMADIPSMNEQHKRLRSTIKAYVKNVSHLAECLAEILAQRLGVESSYVKDHCPPGTNFLRLNRYAPCPFSSEVFGLLAHTDTAFLTIVQQDQVGGLQLFKDGRWIGVKPNPEALVVNIGDLFEAMSNGVYKSIRHRVITNQKVERFSVAYFYCPSLDTVIQSRSTTEPAVFKSFTLREYKQQTEKDVRELGEKVGLSRFLL from the exons ATGGATTTCGAACCTCCATTTCAAGGAGCCTGCAAGAACTTCTTACAAAATTCCCCCATAATTAACAAATTTCCAGAGGTTGAGGAATGTGAGCTACCTGTGATCGATCTTAGCCATCTGGGTTATGATGACATAAACAGAGACAAGTGTACGAACAAGATTGCTGAAGCTGCAAGGCAGTGGGGTTTCTTCCTTGTTGTGAATCATGGGATTTCACCAGAAGTTCTGAACAGCATACGAGATGAGCAAAAGAAGCTGTTTCATCAGCCTTTCGATAAAAAGATAGAACAAACATATTTGAATCTATCTCCCCTTAGTTATCGTTGGGGGAATCCAAAAGCCACTTGTGTCCAGCAATTTTCATGGTCGGAAGCCTTTCATATTTCTATGGCGGACATTCCAAGCATGAATGAACAGCACAAGAGACTTAG GTCGACGATTAAAGCATACGTGAAGAATGTGTCTCATCTAGCTGAATGCTTAGCTGAAATATTAGCTCAGCGTTTGGGTGTTGAATCCAGTTATGTTAAAGATCATTGTCCACCAGGAACTAATTTTCTTCGACTAAATAGATATGCTCCCTGTCCATTTTCTTCCGAAGTCTTTGGTCTCTTGGCTCACACAGATACCGCTTTTCTAACAATAGTTCAGCAAGACCAAGTTGGAGGTTTGCAATTGTTTAAAGATGGAAGATGGATCGGAGTAAAACCTAATCCTGAAGCTTTGGTTGTCAACATTGGTGATCTTTTTGAG GCCATGAGCAACGGTGTTTACAAGAGCATCAGGCACAGGGTGATCACCAATCAAAAAGTTGAAAGGTTTTCTGTGGCATACTTCTACTGCCCCTCCCTGGATACCGTGATACAGAGTCGCAGTACTACTGAACCAGCTGTGTTTAAGAGCTTCACTTTGCGGGAATATAAACAACAAACTGAAAAGGATGTTCGCGAACTTGGGGAAAAAGTAGGGCTCTCCAGATTTCTCCTTTGA